The genomic stretch AGGTGGTCGGCGACGAGGTGGCGTTTCCTCGATGCGCCGGACACTCCGAGGAACTACCGCAACGAGTGGAAGCGACGAGAACACGGACTCGCCCAACGACCTTACGCCTCAGGCTAGATAGACTCAGCGGAGTCCGGCAACGGGCACCCGAGTCGCTGCGGTCACAGGCGGCGTATGCATTGAATTCCTCATGCCTCGGGAGGCCCCGCTGTGCCGTGTGAGCCGCCTACAAGGCGCTGTCGGCATCGACAAGTCGCTCTTGCTCGGGCGTTGACCGAACCCGTGCCGTTGCCTGTCACGACTCCTCGCTCACTTCAGCCGTCGCGTTCGCAGGACGGATCGCACCGTGCCCGGGGTCCTGTCCTGCGGCTACGGCGGTCAACTGCCCTCCGATCACACCGACATGTCGAGAAGGAGAAGGCGTTGGCATACCAGTCCGTGATCGGACTTCACCTGGTTCTGTTCGAGCAGAACCGGGTGCTGCTGGGCCTGCGTGAGGGCACTGGCTGGTGTGACGGATGGTGGCACGCCCCAGCCGGCCACCTTGAGGACGGGGAGTCCTTCCTTGCCGGCATGGTCCGTGAGGCTCGGGAAGAGCTGGGCATCGCCCTCGCCGAGGAAGACCTGGTAGTCGCGCACATCGCCCACGACCACGACCCCCAGACCAGCCAGAGCCGGCTGCAGCTCTTCTTCACCGCCAAGCAGTACTCGGGACGGCCCTATGTTGCGGAACCGGACAAGTGCGCGGAGCTGCGATGGTGGCCGCTCTCGGACCTGCCGGAGAATTTGGTGCGCTACACCCGCCAGGCCCTGATCTGCATTCAGCGCGGCCAGAGCGCGAGCACGCTGGGGTGGCCGGATGCCTGTTGAGGATGAGCGCGAGCCCGTGGGGCTGATGGCGCCGGAGGACTACGCCCGCTCACGCGCGGCATTCTGGGGCGGCGCCGCGGTGCTCTTCACGGATGCCGAGGGCAAGGTCCTGGTGCTCGACCCGGCATACCGGCCGGGGACGCTGCTGCTGCCCGGCGGGGGAGTGGACCAACGGGAGCGGCCCTCAGCCGCAGCGGTGCGGGAGGTGGCCGAGGAGCTCGGCCTGCCCATCGGCGTACGCCGGCTCCTGGCAGTCGACTGGGTGAGCATGGGCAATCCGGAGTTCGGAACCGTGTACGGCCTCCCGGGCGAAACCATCTCCATCTGGGACGGCGGCGTCCTGGAGGAGAGTGACATCGCGCGGATTTGCCTGCCCGAGGACGAGATCTCCTCGTTCCACTTTCTGCCGCCAGCGCAGGCCGTTCCCCAGATGTTCCCGATCGAGGGACGACGGATGCTGGGCGCCCTCCGTGCCCGGATTGACCGTGCCGGACCCGCAGTGCTGGAGGACGGGGAGGCCGTCGGCGGCGGACCGGCGCTGCAGCGTCAGAACGTCATCCCGCGCATCGCGGTCGGATACCAGCAGATCGCCTGGCACCCCGGCAGCGAGCCGGCTGCCGACCTGCCCGTGAAGCAGGCGTGGGTGTGGGCCTTCGACCCGCTCGGCCGGGTCGTCGTTCTTGTGGATCCGCGCGACGGCCATTGCGTCCTGCCGGGCGGCACCGTCGAGGCGGAGGACGACGGGCCGACAGCGGCGGCACTGAGGGAAGCCGCCGAAGAGGCGGACCTGCACCTGCGCGACGCCACCTACCTCGGCTACCTCCACGACCCGGACGGTGCGGTCTACGGCCCGGGCACCGGGCCGAACGCCCGGGCCCGCTACATCGCCCGCATCACCTCCCTGGGGCCGGCGCCGCAGGATGTCGCCACCGGCATCACCTACGGACGGCTGTTGGTCAGCCCGATGCAGGCGAGCGAGCTGCTGGGCCTCGGACGCGCCGGCAGCGAACAGGCCGAATACGCGGCCCGTACGGCGGCGGCCCGCTGGGGCATTCCGCTGAGCCCGCCGCAGGCCGCGGTCGAGATACCCCGGACGGGCATGGTGGCCGGGCAGCTCTGACGTCCGATCACGACACCCGCCTCGTGCCTGCGGTCGGCCGGCGCGAAGCTCTGCACTGCCCTTTGGCCTAGGAGGACTTGCATGACCAGCAACCCTGACACCACCGAGCAGCCGGTCGGCCGCCCTGACCGTGTGGTCACTGCCGAGCAGCGGGCGTACTGGGCGCAGGTCGAGGCGCCCATGGCATCCTGCACGGCCCTGATCACGGACGCCGACGGCCGGATTCTCGTGGTCGACC from Streptomyces davaonensis JCM 4913 encodes the following:
- a CDS encoding NUDIX hydrolase, which produces MAYQSVIGLHLVLFEQNRVLLGLREGTGWCDGWWHAPAGHLEDGESFLAGMVREAREELGIALAEEDLVVAHIAHDHDPQTSQSRLQLFFTAKQYSGRPYVAEPDKCAELRWWPLSDLPENLVRYTRQALICIQRGQSASTLGWPDAC
- a CDS encoding NUDIX domain-containing protein yields the protein MPVEDEREPVGLMAPEDYARSRAAFWGGAAVLFTDAEGKVLVLDPAYRPGTLLLPGGGVDQRERPSAAAVREVAEELGLPIGVRRLLAVDWVSMGNPEFGTVYGLPGETISIWDGGVLEESDIARICLPEDEISSFHFLPPAQAVPQMFPIEGRRMLGALRARIDRAGPAVLEDGEAVGGGPALQRQNVIPRIAVGYQQIAWHPGSEPAADLPVKQAWVWAFDPLGRVVVLVDPRDGHCVLPGGTVEAEDDGPTAAALREAAEEADLHLRDATYLGYLHDPDGAVYGPGTGPNARARYIARITSLGPAPQDVATGITYGRLLVSPMQASELLGLGRAGSEQAEYAARTAAARWGIPLSPPQAAVEIPRTGMVAGQL